One window of Kosakonia cowanii JCM 10956 = DSM 18146 genomic DNA carries:
- the prs gene encoding ribose-phosphate diphosphokinase → MASRIELFIDNQNVEIENGVFPDGAVWLKVTGELPAFAQLMRIRVAAMRDMNDFMLLAQLVDAVRHVTDVTVSHLQLAWLPWARQDRHMVAGDSFALKVFANQLNTLNFDKVFILDPHSDAAAAAINNCVAIPQETCLLQSETLRRAIAQGELMLVAPDAGALKKIHNVAKATGAKNYAILTKERDVASGNLTGFALVAGEVAGKDLLIVDDLCDAGGTFIGSAQVLREAGARSVSLYVTHGIFSKGVENLLNNGIDAIYTTTSFTSPTLASPGVELIDIATLFRA, encoded by the coding sequence ATGGCGAGCAGAATCGAACTCTTTATCGATAATCAAAACGTTGAAATCGAAAACGGCGTATTTCCCGATGGTGCAGTGTGGCTGAAAGTGACGGGCGAACTGCCTGCTTTCGCCCAGCTGATGCGTATCCGTGTCGCCGCCATGCGCGATATGAATGATTTTATGCTGCTGGCACAGCTGGTAGACGCGGTACGCCACGTTACTGATGTTACGGTTAGCCATCTGCAGCTCGCCTGGCTGCCGTGGGCACGTCAGGATCGCCATATGGTGGCGGGCGACAGCTTCGCGCTGAAAGTCTTCGCCAACCAGCTCAATACCCTGAACTTCGATAAAGTCTTTATTCTCGATCCCCACAGCGATGCCGCCGCAGCCGCGATTAACAACTGCGTCGCCATTCCTCAGGAAACCTGCCTGCTGCAGAGCGAGACGCTGCGCCGCGCCATTGCGCAGGGCGAACTGATGCTGGTGGCTCCGGACGCGGGCGCGCTGAAAAAAATTCACAACGTGGCGAAAGCCACCGGCGCGAAGAATTACGCCATTCTCACTAAAGAGCGCGATGTTGCCAGCGGTAATCTGACCGGCTTTGCGCTGGTGGCCGGTGAGGTGGCGGGGAAAGATCTGCTGATTGTCGACGATCTCTGCGATGCGGGCGGCACCTTTATTGGCTCGGCGCAGGTTCTGCGTGAAGCAGGTGCGCGCAGCGTCAGCTTGTATGTTACGCACGGTATCTTCTCGAAAGGCGTTGAAAACCTGCTCAATAACGGGATTGACGCTATCTACACCACCACTTCGTTTACTTCGCCGACGCTGGCTTCACCGGGCGTTGAACTGATCGACATCGCCACGTTATTTCGCGCTTAA
- a CDS encoding hydrolase: MAEITPALLDADQRVASTFQPMRGASNPHLQTMLPRLIRRRVAFEPWWQRLELPDGDFVDLAWSEEPNQARHKPRLVVFHGLEGSLHSPYAHGLINAAKQRGWLGVVMHFRGCSGIPNRLNRIYHSGETEDGTWFLTWLRQELGEAPTAAVGYSLGGNMLGCLLAKADDVLPLDAAVIVSAPLVLEACSYHMDKGFTRVYQRYLLNLLKANAARKLRAYPGSLPTTMEVLRKMRRIRDFDDVITSKIHGFDDALDYYRRCSAMPLLPQIRKPTLIIHAKDDPFMDHHVIPDLAQLPANIEYQLTEHGGHVGFVGGTLRRPEMWLETRIPDWLSAYLGAS, from the coding sequence ATGGCAGAAATTACACCTGCACTTCTCGATGCAGATCAACGCGTTGCCTCCACCTTCCAACCGATGCGTGGCGCAAGCAACCCACATCTTCAGACCATGCTGCCGCGTCTTATACGCCGTCGCGTCGCGTTTGAACCCTGGTGGCAGCGCCTTGAACTGCCGGACGGGGATTTTGTCGATCTCGCGTGGAGCGAAGAGCCGAATCAGGCGCGGCATAAACCGCGGCTGGTGGTGTTTCATGGCCTGGAGGGCAGCCTGCACAGCCCCTATGCGCACGGCCTGATCAATGCGGCGAAACAGCGCGGCTGGCTGGGCGTAGTGATGCATTTTCGCGGCTGTAGTGGGATCCCGAATCGCCTGAACCGCATCTATCACTCCGGCGAAACAGAGGACGGCACCTGGTTTCTCACCTGGCTGCGTCAGGAGCTTGGCGAGGCGCCGACCGCGGCGGTGGGATATTCGCTGGGCGGGAATATGCTCGGCTGCCTGCTGGCGAAAGCGGATGACGTTCTGCCCCTCGATGCGGCGGTGATTGTCTCGGCCCCGCTGGTGCTGGAAGCGTGCAGTTATCATATGGATAAGGGCTTCACGCGCGTTTATCAGCGTTATTTGCTCAACCTGCTGAAGGCCAATGCCGCGCGGAAACTGCGCGCCTATCCCGGCTCGCTGCCAACAACCATGGAAGTGCTGCGTAAAATGCGGCGCATTCGCGATTTCGATGATGTGATCACCTCGAAAATCCACGGCTTCGACGATGCACTTGATTACTATCGCCGCTGTAGCGCTATGCCGCTGCTGCCGCAGATTCGTAAACCGACGCTTATCATTCACGCCAAGGATGATCCGTTTATGGATCATCACGTCATCCCCGATCTTGCGCAATTACCCGCTAATATTGAGTATCAACTGACGGAACATGGCGGGCACGTCGGCTTTGTCGGCGGCACGCTGCGTCGCCCGGAGATGTGGCTTGAAACGCGCATTCCGGACTGGTTATCCGCTTATCTGGGAGCATCATGA
- a CDS encoding ABC transporter ATP-binding protein: MIVFSSLQIRRGVRVLLDNATATINPGQKVGLVGKNGCGKSTLLALLKNEISADGGSATFPGTWQLAWVNQETPALDEAAIDYVIDGDREYRQLEAALNAANERNDGNAIATVHGKLDAIDAWTVRSRAASLLHGLGFSNEQLDRPVSAFSGGWRMRLNLAQALICRSDLLLLDEPTNHLDLDAVIWLEKWLKNYPGTLILISHDRDFLDPVVDKILHIEQQSMFEYTGNYSSFERQRATRLAQQQATYEGQQQRVAHLQSFIDRFKAKASKAKQAQSRIKMLERMELIAPAHVDNPFHFSFRAPESLPNPILKMEKVSAGYGDRTILNAIKLNLVPGSRIGLLGRNGAGKSTLIKLLAGELAAQSGEIGLAKGIKLGYFAQHQLEFLRADESPLQHLARLAPQELEQKLRDYLGGFGFQGDKVTEATERFSGGEKARLVLALIVWQRPNLLLLDEPTNHLDLDMRQALTDALIEFEGALVVVSHDRHLLRSTTDDLYLVHDGKVEPFDGDLDDYQQWLSDVQKQESQPTDAAKENGNSAQARKDQKRREAELRTQTQPLRKEIARLEKEMEKLNAQLANAEEKLSDSGLYDQSRKAELTTCLQQQATAKAGLEECEMAWLDAQEHLEAMLTAE; encoded by the coding sequence ATGATTGTTTTCTCCTCGTTACAAATTCGTCGCGGCGTGCGTGTCCTGTTGGACAACGCCACAGCCACCATCAATCCGGGCCAGAAAGTGGGCCTGGTGGGTAAAAACGGCTGCGGCAAATCGACCCTGCTCGCGCTGTTGAAAAACGAGATAAGCGCTGATGGCGGCAGTGCCACTTTCCCTGGCACCTGGCAGTTGGCGTGGGTCAACCAGGAAACACCGGCGCTGGACGAAGCGGCGATAGATTATGTGATAGACGGCGATCGTGAATATCGCCAGTTGGAAGCGGCGCTTAATGCTGCCAACGAGCGCAATGACGGCAATGCTATCGCCACGGTACACGGCAAGCTCGACGCTATCGACGCCTGGACAGTGCGCTCCCGCGCCGCCAGCCTGTTGCACGGTTTAGGCTTCTCTAACGAGCAGCTCGACCGCCCGGTCAGCGCCTTCTCCGGCGGCTGGCGTATGCGTTTAAACCTCGCGCAGGCGCTGATTTGCCGCTCCGATTTACTGCTGCTTGATGAACCGACCAACCACCTCGATCTCGATGCCGTTATCTGGCTGGAGAAGTGGCTGAAGAACTATCCGGGCACGCTGATCCTTATCTCGCACGACCGCGATTTTCTCGATCCGGTAGTCGATAAGATCCTGCACATTGAGCAGCAATCAATGTTTGAATACACCGGCAACTACAGCTCGTTTGAGCGCCAGCGCGCTACGCGGCTTGCGCAGCAGCAGGCCACCTATGAAGGCCAGCAGCAGCGCGTTGCCCATCTGCAAAGCTTTATCGATCGCTTCAAAGCGAAAGCGAGTAAAGCGAAGCAGGCGCAAAGCCGCATCAAGATGCTGGAGCGCATGGAGCTGATTGCCCCCGCGCATGTTGATAACCCGTTCCACTTCAGCTTCCGCGCGCCGGAAAGCCTGCCCAACCCGATCCTGAAGATGGAGAAAGTGAGCGCCGGTTATGGCGATCGCACTATTCTGAACGCCATCAAACTCAACCTGGTGCCTGGCTCACGTATCGGTCTGCTGGGGCGTAACGGTGCCGGTAAATCGACGCTGATTAAACTGCTGGCGGGCGAGCTGGCGGCGCAGAGCGGCGAAATCGGCCTGGCGAAGGGGATCAAACTTGGTTACTTCGCCCAGCATCAGCTGGAATTTTTACGCGCCGATGAATCGCCATTGCAGCATCTGGCCCGCCTGGCCCCGCAAGAGCTGGAGCAGAAGCTGCGTGATTACCTGGGCGGCTTCGGCTTCCAGGGCGATAAGGTCACCGAAGCAACAGAGCGCTTCTCCGGCGGCGAAAAAGCACGGCTGGTGCTGGCGTTGATCGTCTGGCAGCGCCCGAACCTGCTGCTGCTCGATGAACCGACCAACCACCTCGATCTCGATATGCGCCAGGCACTCACCGACGCGCTGATTGAATTTGAAGGCGCGCTGGTAGTGGTATCACACGACCGTCACCTTTTACGCTCGACTACCGACGATCTCTACCTGGTGCACGATGGCAAAGTGGAGCCGTTCGATGGCGATCTGGATGATTACCAGCAGTGGCTGAGCGATGTGCAGAAGCAGGAGAGCCAGCCGACGGACGCGGCAAAAGAGAATGGTAACAGCGCTCAAGCGCGTAAAGATCAGAAGCGTCGTGAAGCGGAGCTGCGCACGCAAACACAGCCGCTGCGTAAAGAGATTGCCCGTCTGGAAAAGGAGATGGAGAAGCTCAATGCGCAATTGGCCAACGCGGAAGAGAAGCTTAGCGACAGCGGTCTGTACGACCAGAGCCGTAAAGCGGAGCTGACCACCTGCCTGCAACAGCAGGCGACGGCGAAAGCGGGTCTTGAAGAGTGTGAAATGGCGTGGCTCGACGCGCAGGAACACCTTGAGGCGATGCTTACAGCGGAGTAA
- a CDS encoding nicotinate phosphoribosyltransferase, giving the protein MKLNPILAIDGYKVSHRVQYPQGTTKVYSNFTPRSDRFFQSPVADGKLVFFGLQGFLKWFMVDLFNDAFFARPEEEVVNEYKEVMDSYLGKDSVAVDHIRDLHRLGYLPLHIKSLDEGSKVPMKVPVLTITNTREEFFWLVNYLETVLSAELWKASTNATIAHHYRKICEQWAAKTCSDLSHLDFQCHDFSFRGMAGLHDTAQAGAGHLLSFKGTDSIPSLLYARDFYTGGEEYFIGASIPATEHSVMCMGEHEHEIETFRRLIADIYPQGFVSIVSDTWDYWRVITEYTRELKSLILGREGRVVFRPDSGDPVEILCGTGADDDTSADRSPEEKGSVEVLWEIFGGTVNEKGYKVLDPHVGLIYGDSITLARANQILSRLEAKGFASSNVVFGVGSFTYQYNTRDTFGFAMKATWGAVNGEGRMIFKEPKTDNGLKRSARGLLRVERDAQGELQLHDEQSWEQEQGGELKTRFLDGKLYDTEHFETIRQRLANQR; this is encoded by the coding sequence ATGAAACTGAATCCGATTCTCGCCATCGACGGCTATAAAGTTTCGCACCGCGTACAGTATCCGCAGGGCACAACAAAGGTTTACTCCAACTTCACGCCGCGCAGCGACCGCTTTTTCCAGTCTCCGGTTGCCGACGGTAAGCTGGTCTTCTTCGGCCTGCAGGGTTTTCTGAAGTGGTTTATGGTCGATCTCTTCAACGACGCCTTCTTTGCCCGCCCGGAAGAGGAGGTGGTGAATGAGTACAAAGAGGTGATGGACAGCTACCTCGGTAAGGATAGCGTGGCGGTCGATCATATCCGTGACCTGCACCGTTTAGGTTACTTGCCGCTGCACATCAAATCGCTGGATGAGGGGAGCAAAGTACCGATGAAGGTACCGGTGCTGACCATCACCAACACCCGTGAGGAGTTCTTCTGGCTGGTGAACTATCTGGAAACGGTGCTCTCCGCGGAGTTGTGGAAAGCCTCGACTAACGCCACTATCGCGCACCACTACCGCAAAATTTGTGAGCAGTGGGCAGCGAAAACCTGTAGCGACCTCTCGCACCTGGATTTCCAGTGCCACGACTTTTCGTTCCGCGGCATGGCGGGTCTGCACGATACCGCACAGGCGGGCGCGGGTCACCTGCTGAGCTTTAAAGGCACCGATAGCATCCCTTCGCTGCTTTATGCCCGCGATTTCTACACTGGGGGCGAGGAGTACTTTATCGGCGCAAGCATTCCGGCGACCGAGCACAGCGTGATGTGTATGGGCGAGCATGAGCACGAAATTGAGACCTTCCGCCGCCTGATTGCTGATATCTATCCGCAGGGCTTTGTCTCCATCGTCTCCGATACCTGGGATTACTGGCGCGTGATTACTGAATATACCCGCGAGCTGAAATCGCTGATTCTGGGACGTGAAGGACGCGTCGTTTTCCGCCCGGACAGCGGTGACCCGGTTGAGATCCTTTGCGGCACCGGCGCAGATGACGACACGAGTGCCGATCGCAGCCCGGAGGAGAAAGGTTCCGTTGAAGTGCTGTGGGAGATTTTCGGCGGCACCGTTAACGAGAAGGGTTACAAGGTGCTGGATCCGCATGTCGGCCTGATTTATGGCGACTCAATTACGCTGGCGCGCGCGAATCAAATTCTCTCGCGGCTGGAAGCCAAAGGTTTCGCCAGCTCCAACGTGGTCTTCGGCGTCGGCTCTTTCACCTACCAGTACAACACCCGCGACACCTTCGGCTTTGCGATGAAGGCGACCTGGGGCGCGGTGAATGGCGAAGGCCGAATGATCTTTAAAGAGCCGAAAACGGATAACGGCCTGAAACGCTCAGCGCGCGGTCTGTTACGGGTTGAGCGCGATGCGCAGGGCGAACTGCAACTGCACGATGAGCAAAGCTGGGAGCAGGAGCAGGGCGGGGAGCTAAAAACCCGTTTCCTCGATGGCAAGCTGTACGACACCGAGCACTTTGAGACCATTCGCCAGCGGCTGGCTAACCAGCGTTAA
- the kefB gene encoding glutathione-regulated potassium-efflux system protein KefB, protein MEGSALLLAGVLFLFAAVVAVPLAARLGIGAVLGYLLAGIAIGPWGLGFISDVDEILHFSELGVVFLMFIIGLELNPSKLWELRRSIFGVGAAQVLLSAAILAGLLMLTQFSWQAALIGGIGLAMSSTAMALQLMRDKGMNRSESGQLGFSVLLFQDLAVIPALALVPLLAGNGDDHLDWMKVGMKVLAFAGMLIGGRYLLRPVFRFIAASGVREVFTAATLLLVLGSALFMDALGLSMALGTFIAGILLAESEYRHELEIAIEPFKGLLLGLFFISVGMALNLGVLYTHLLWVVMSVAVLVAVKSLVLYGLARIYGLRSSERMQFAGVLSQGGEFAFVLFSTASSQRLFKDDQMALLLVTVTLSMMTTPLLMRAIDKLLSRRFNKPEDEDEAPWVDDDKPQVIVVGFGRFGQVIGRLLMANEMRITVLERDISAVNLMRKYGYKVYYGDATQLELLRSAGAEAAQSIVITCNDPVDTMKLVELCQQHFPHLAILARARGRVEAHELLQAGVTQFSRETFSSALELGRKALISLGMHPHQAQRAQLHFRRLDMRMLRELMPVHTDTVQISRVREARRELEEIFQREMQQERRQLDGWDEFE, encoded by the coding sequence ATGGAAGGTTCCGCACTCTTACTGGCCGGCGTGCTATTTCTCTTCGCGGCCGTGGTCGCTGTGCCGCTGGCCGCACGTTTAGGGATTGGCGCCGTGCTCGGCTACCTATTGGCAGGTATCGCCATTGGCCCATGGGGACTCGGATTTATCAGTGATGTTGATGAGATCCTCCACTTCTCAGAGCTGGGCGTGGTGTTCCTGATGTTCATCATTGGGCTCGAACTTAACCCCTCGAAATTGTGGGAGCTGCGTCGCTCTATTTTTGGTGTCGGTGCAGCGCAGGTACTGTTAAGTGCGGCGATCCTCGCAGGCCTGCTGATGCTGACGCAATTCTCCTGGCAGGCGGCGTTAATTGGCGGTATTGGTCTTGCGATGTCCTCTACCGCGATGGCGTTGCAACTGATGCGCGATAAAGGGATGAACCGCAGCGAGTCCGGTCAGCTTGGTTTCTCGGTGTTGCTGTTCCAGGATCTGGCCGTGATCCCGGCGCTGGCGCTGGTACCGCTGCTGGCGGGCAACGGCGACGATCATCTTGACTGGATGAAGGTGGGCATGAAGGTGCTGGCCTTTGCCGGGATGCTGATTGGCGGGCGTTACCTGCTGCGCCCGGTGTTTCGTTTTATCGCTGCTTCCGGCGTGCGCGAGGTCTTTACCGCCGCGACGCTGCTGCTGGTGCTTGGGTCGGCGCTGTTTATGGATGCCCTCGGCCTGTCGATGGCGCTGGGCACCTTTATCGCCGGCATTCTGCTGGCGGAGAGCGAATACCGCCACGAGCTTGAGATTGCCATTGAGCCGTTTAAAGGACTGCTGCTGGGGCTGTTCTTTATTTCGGTCGGCATGGCGCTGAACCTCGGCGTGCTCTATACCCATCTATTGTGGGTCGTGATGAGCGTTGCGGTGCTGGTGGCCGTAAAATCGCTGGTGCTGTACGGGCTGGCGCGCATTTACGGTCTGCGTAGCTCAGAGCGGATGCAGTTTGCCGGGGTGTTGAGCCAGGGCGGTGAGTTCGCTTTTGTGCTCTTCTCCACCGCCTCATCGCAGCGGCTGTTTAAAGACGATCAGATGGCGCTGCTGCTGGTGACCGTCACGCTGTCGATGATGACCACGCCGCTGCTGATGCGCGCCATTGATAAGCTGCTCTCCCGGCGCTTCAACAAGCCGGAGGATGAAGATGAAGCGCCGTGGGTTGATGATGATAAGCCGCAGGTGATTGTCGTCGGCTTCGGTCGCTTCGGGCAGGTGATTGGCCGTTTGCTAATGGCGAACGAAATGCGCATCACCGTGCTGGAGCGCGATATCAGCGCCGTGAACCTGATGCGTAAATATGGCTACAAAGTCTATTACGGTGATGCGACGCAGCTTGAGCTGCTGCGTTCGGCAGGTGCTGAGGCCGCACAATCGATCGTCATTACCTGTAACGATCCGGTCGATACCATGAAGCTGGTGGAGCTTTGCCAGCAGCACTTTCCCCACCTGGCGATTCTGGCGCGGGCGCGGGGACGTGTCGAAGCGCATGAACTGTTGCAGGCGGGCGTGACGCAGTTCTCGCGCGAAACCTTCTCCAGTGCGCTGGAGTTGGGGCGTAAGGCGCTGATTTCTCTGGGTATGCATCCGCATCAGGCGCAGCGAGCGCAATTGCACTTCAGACGGCTCGATATGCGCATGCTGCGTGAGCTGATGCCGGTGCATACCGATACGGTACAAATTTCCCGCGTACGTGAAGCGCGCCGCGAGCTGGAAGAAATTTTCCAGCGTGAGATGCAGCAAGAGCGGCGTCAACTCGACGGCTGGGATGAGTTTGAATAA
- the kefG gene encoding glutathione-regulated potassium-efflux system ancillary protein KefG has protein sequence MSQAAKVLLIYAHPESQDSVANRVLLKPATQLENVTVHDLYARYPDFFIDIPYEQALLREHDVIVFQHPLYTYSCPALLKEWLDRVLSRGFASGAGGNELAGKYWRSVITTGEPEAAYRHDGLNRYSLNDVLRPFELTAAMCRMHWLSPIIIYWARRQTPQELAHHAKAYGDWLASPLPPGGR, from the coding sequence ATGTCGCAGGCAGCAAAAGTGTTGCTGATCTATGCCCATCCGGAATCACAGGACTCGGTGGCGAACCGGGTTTTGCTTAAGCCGGCCACGCAACTGGAGAATGTAACGGTGCACGATCTTTACGCCCGTTACCCCGATTTTTTTATTGATATTCCCTATGAACAGGCGTTATTGCGCGAGCATGACGTTATCGTTTTTCAACATCCCCTTTATACCTACAGTTGTCCGGCACTGCTGAAAGAGTGGCTCGATCGTGTGTTGAGCCGCGGCTTTGCCAGCGGAGCAGGCGGGAATGAACTGGCGGGAAAGTACTGGCGTAGCGTGATCACCACCGGTGAGCCGGAGGCGGCTTATCGCCATGATGGTCTCAACCGCTACTCCCTCAACGATGTTTTACGCCCCTTTGAGTTGACCGCCGCGATGTGTCGCATGCACTGGCTCAGCCCAATTATCATCTACTGGGCACGTCGGCAGACGCCGCAGGAGCTGGCGCACCACGCCAAAGCCTACGGTGACTGGCTGGCTTCGCCGCTGCCGCCGGGAGGCCGTTAA
- a CDS encoding NUDIX hydrolase, translated as MISEAEYLDSYDPSRFPSPLVTVDSVLFSLHQQTLCVLLVERASQPQQGRWGLPGGFIDMAQDSSTRATALRKLTEKTGVSPSWLEQLDTFSGPDRDPRGWSLTVAWYALISWVACAPHIVSVSDAKWVPVAELNERELAFDHGEIIHAALRRLRQKTMYSLLPVYCLPETFTQSQLQEATEIILGQPIQRKSLIRRFEASGMFEETGESVATGARKARLWRRKADVDIHLFSRNLLADS; from the coding sequence ATGATCAGCGAAGCAGAGTATCTGGATTCTTACGATCCGAGTCGTTTTCCCTCGCCGCTGGTGACGGTCGATAGCGTGCTGTTTAGCCTGCATCAGCAGACGCTCTGCGTGTTGTTGGTCGAGCGCGCCAGCCAGCCGCAACAAGGGCGCTGGGGATTGCCCGGTGGCTTTATTGATATGGCGCAGGATAGCTCTACCCGCGCCACGGCGCTGCGCAAGTTGACGGAAAAAACCGGCGTCTCGCCCTCGTGGCTTGAACAGCTGGATACCTTCTCCGGCCCGGATCGCGATCCGCGCGGCTGGAGTTTGACCGTTGCCTGGTATGCGCTTATTTCGTGGGTCGCCTGCGCGCCGCATATCGTAAGCGTCAGCGATGCTAAATGGGTGCCGGTGGCCGAACTTAATGAGCGCGAACTGGCCTTCGATCACGGCGAGATAATCCACGCCGCGCTGCGCCGCTTGCGGCAGAAAACGATGTATTCGTTACTGCCCGTTTACTGTTTGCCTGAGACCTTTACGCAGAGCCAGCTGCAGGAAGCGACGGAGATCATTCTCGGCCAGCCGATTCAGCGCAAAAGCCTGATCCGCCGTTTTGAAGCCTCCGGCATGTTTGAAGAGACCGGGGAGAGCGTGGCGACCGGCGCGCGGAAAGCCCGTTTGTGGCGACGTAAAGCGGATGTTGATATCCACCTCTTTTCGCGCAACCTGCTGGCAGACAGCTAA
- a CDS encoding YheU family protein, protein MIIPWQELDADTLDNLIESFVLREGTDYGEHERSLEQKVADVKRQLQRGEAVLVWSELHETVNIMPRGQFHE, encoded by the coding sequence ATGATTATTCCGTGGCAAGAACTCGACGCCGACACGCTCGACAATCTGATTGAGAGCTTTGTCTTGCGCGAAGGCACCGATTATGGTGAACATGAGCGTTCGCTTGAACAAAAGGTCGCCGACGTAAAACGGCAATTGCAGCGCGGCGAGGCCGTTCTGGTATGGTCAGAACTGCACGAAACGGTGAATATTATGCCGCGCGGACAGTTCCACGAATAA
- a CDS encoding 5-bromo-4-chloroindolyl phosphate hydrolysis family protein, translated as MSNKITDALDKIYSNRVNRVIIQIVLCFLGFIYGSQKAKEVLDPSDVPVLMQILAWCSFVLLARTLFYDRIALGIGAFAGFVWLMFYDAATMPFAAGTAAMVVHAYRSRYSLGRIHVWYLFVWLFAATAYANVNGAFSTVLGLLFWFILIGGIVFRKIHLKRQAREAHELELHIAHMEKLKQASQNPVEEPSSLEQQIYRLVNKYTLPDTLVVHLKGIVTLAEKILQCMKSDPRDVGPGRRFLERYLPLLEKIAARGQILSEQLSDEAQRQKAITELAVVLERVERAFMQQHQALLENDSLDLDAELLTLDNMLKADGFGK; from the coding sequence ATGAGCAATAAAATTACTGACGCACTGGATAAAATCTACAGCAACCGCGTAAACCGGGTCATTATTCAGATCGTCCTCTGCTTCCTGGGATTCATTTATGGCAGCCAGAAAGCGAAAGAGGTGCTCGATCCATCTGATGTTCCTGTGCTAATGCAGATCCTGGCATGGTGCAGTTTTGTCTTGCTGGCTCGCACACTCTTTTATGATCGCATTGCGCTGGGAATAGGTGCCTTCGCAGGCTTTGTCTGGCTGATGTTTTACGATGCAGCGACGATGCCATTTGCTGCGGGCACGGCCGCGATGGTGGTGCACGCTTACCGAAGCCGCTACTCGCTGGGACGCATTCATGTCTGGTATCTGTTTGTGTGGCTATTTGCGGCAACGGCGTACGCCAACGTTAATGGTGCCTTTTCAACGGTATTGGGCTTGTTGTTCTGGTTTATCCTGATTGGCGGCATAGTGTTTCGCAAAATACACCTCAAGCGCCAGGCGCGCGAAGCACACGAACTTGAGCTGCACATTGCGCATATGGAAAAGCTTAAGCAAGCTAGCCAAAACCCCGTTGAGGAACCGTCATCGCTCGAGCAGCAAATCTATCGGCTGGTAAATAAGTACACCTTACCCGATACGCTGGTTGTTCATCTGAAAGGCATTGTCACACTGGCAGAAAAGATCCTGCAGTGCATGAAGTCTGATCCCAGAGATGTTGGGCCGGGGAGGCGTTTTCTTGAGCGCTATTTGCCGCTTCTGGAAAAGATTGCCGCCAGGGGGCAGATACTTTCCGAACAACTCAGTGACGAGGCGCAACGGCAAAAGGCGATAACAGAGCTGGCGGTAGTGCTTGAACGCGTTGAGCGCGCGTTTATGCAGCAGCATCAGGCTCTGCTGGAGAATGACTCGCTTGATTTAGACGCGGAGTTACTGACCTTAGACAATATGCTGAAAGCGGATGGCTTCGGTAAATAA
- a CDS encoding toxic anion resistance protein: protein MTDITSSGLTAAQPLNDLPQTDNLTPEQQTQIQAIVKEIDIYDPAYSLGFGAKTMQTMSQFSDSLMQQVRAKDAGVIGAQLTDLLQKIKQVDISAFEQKPGFLASLPFVGSIFNRIERTMLEYKTLSAQVEDITDKLNNAMVDLLRNISTLQILFERNRDVFQQITLHVIAGKQRLEQIKQEELPALQAQAASDPMIAQRVRDLLDGISRFERRLHDLMLSRTIAMQSAPQIRLMQSNSQSLAEKIQSSILSTIPVWKNQIALSLSLQTQRQAAKLQKEVADTTNDLLRRNAEMLQTGTIETAREVERSVVDIETLRDVQSRLLNTIEESVKIATDARQRRQEVEKELGTMETDLRMRLAAIASGNQAQA from the coding sequence ATGACGGACATTACTTCGTCTGGCCTGACGGCAGCGCAGCCATTAAATGATTTGCCGCAGACGGATAATTTAACCCCCGAGCAGCAGACGCAAATCCAGGCGATTGTTAAAGAGATCGATATTTACGATCCGGCCTATTCGCTCGGTTTCGGTGCGAAAACCATGCAAACGATGTCGCAATTCTCTGATTCCCTCATGCAGCAAGTGCGGGCAAAAGATGCGGGCGTCATCGGTGCGCAACTTACCGATCTCCTGCAAAAAATTAAGCAGGTTGATATTAGCGCCTTTGAGCAAAAGCCGGGTTTTCTGGCCTCGCTACCCTTCGTGGGATCGATCTTTAACCGCATTGAGCGCACCATGCTGGAGTACAAAACGCTTTCAGCTCAGGTGGAAGATATTACGGATAAGCTGAATAACGCGATGGTCGACCTGCTGCGTAATATCTCGACGCTGCAGATCCTGTTTGAGCGCAACCGCGATGTTTTCCAGCAAATTACCCTGCACGTTATCGCCGGTAAGCAACGACTGGAGCAGATAAAACAGGAAGAGCTGCCCGCTCTGCAAGCGCAGGCCGCGTCCGATCCGATGATTGCCCAGCGCGTGCGTGACCTGCTCGACGGTATTTCGCGTTTTGAGCGTCGTCTGCATGATTTGATGCTGTCGCGCACCATTGCTATGCAGAGCGCGCCGCAAATCCGCCTGATGCAGAGCAACAGCCAGTCGCTGGCGGAAAAGATCCAGAGCAGCATTCTCTCCACCATTCCGGTGTGGAAAAACCAGATTGCCTTATCGCTCTCTTTGCAGACCCAGCGCCAGGCAGCGAAGCTGCAAAAAGAGGTTGCTGATACCACTAATGACCTGCTGCGCCGCAACGCCGAGATGCTGCAGACCGGTACAATTGAGACCGCCCGCGAAGTCGAGCGCTCAGTGGTGGATATCGAGACGCTGCGCGATGTGCAGTCACGCCTGCTTAACACCATTGAAGAGTCCGTGAAGATCGCGACCGATGCACGCCAGCGCCGTCAGGAAGTGGAAAAAGAGCTGGGCACGATGGAAACCGATCTGCGCATGCGCCTTGCTGCCATCGCCAGCGGTAATCAGGCACAGGCCTGA